The genomic DNA GCACCCTCACAGAACAAAGCTCAGTATAgaaatttgttttccatttcagaaCTGGGCCTTGCATATGTACCCCTTTTTATAGAATATTCCTGTTTTGCTTCAGACTTTCAGCCATATAATTTAGGGGAGAGACAAAACCCCTTTTTGTTCTtaccatttttaaataattacagGTTGGAAATATTTGCCAGTTTACATCAATTTCCCAAGAGACCTACCTGTTGATTCTGATCTACCTTCGTCCCTACCTTCTGGTTTTGTACATCATGTACTGTGGCATGGTAAAATCCTGAATCTGGAGCACAACCCAAAAGGGACTACAGTAAAAGATGTTGTGCACAAAGTATCTCACATGTTTCCCAAACCAAAACTGTTCCTAAATGATACCCTAAAAAAGGAACTTGCCCATTGAAATGAGGCAGAATGCCAACACATTGTTGAATCAGAATAGAAATAATTCTACTCCAGAGGATAAAGTGTCACACATGGACAATATAAGAGCATCAATACTGCCTAACCTCTTTTTACAGGATCTTTAAGGTTCTGATAGGCTCTCAACCCAGTCtcctgtttaactgccatgggtcaattctgggaactgtagttttgtgagatatatcagagagagctctgatgccacaacatactacaaatcccaggattccatagcattgagctatggcagttaaagtgtgtctacctggattatttctgcaatgcggtcACAGCCTTAGAAAGCAGAGTTCCTGAAGTtataaaacaattatgaaaataGTATAGTGTTGTGGAAACTCAACAAGAAGAACTCATTAAAAGTTCTCACGCATTTGAGATTAGTGTAGCGTATGCTCTGCTTCACCTTGTTTACCAACAATATTCTTGATCTTCTGATCTCCTTCCACAAATCCTTTTCCCAGTTTTATTTATCATTGTCTTTTACTTCATATTTTTCATAGCAGAGGCTATGGTCTTCCCTTTCACGGACATTGCTTTCAACATCCCACCCTACTTTGACTTGCTGCCTTCTCAGTTCCTTGCATTAATTTGCAAATTGGATCACTGTGGCATATATCCCCAGGCAAATCCTATTGTAGGAGGGAATGTGTCTACTTTGATTCTAAATGAGAGGTGTATTGGGGGAAAGAATAGGAGGGACTTACAGTTCATTTTTGTGGCAACTTACAGTTCACATAAATCAGCATATATTTTGTGGATATCTGCCTCACTCCATTCATATCTGCCATGCAGAACAGGGAGCCAGCATGGGAGGGACGTGGGTGGTGGATCGTGAACCCTCTCTTCACTTCATAGGAGATGTCTATGCCATCCACTGCAACATTCTCAGGTGGGAACTCCCGGTGCAATGTCACTTTGGCAAGTGGATTCGTCACTTGGCATGGGAGAAGAGTGGGGTGGTTTGTACGCATCTGGATCACTTCATAGTAATCTTCTGTAGGTACAAATAGCTCCTGAGGGTCTGAGGAAAAAGTAGGTTGTGGTAATAATATAGTGACATATAGCCCTGGACTCCAGGGGTGGGGAAAGTAATACAAATCTCTCCAGCCCTTTTCAGCATTCCCAATCATGAGATACAAAAAGAGTTCCATTGTCAGAATGCCTACAAGTTGCCCACCATTAATCTATAAAGACAGTACCAAGTTGAAGGTGTTCAGAATCATTGTCACCTCCACCCTTTCTAGAAAACCCACATGCACTCAATTGGCAAATAGAGCTTTTCCTGTCAACATAATGGAATGCCCTCTTTAGAACTGCCAGCACCTAAAGCCAATGGGAGCAACAAGAAGGGCAGTAATTTGTCCCCAAAAGCTTCACcagtcctctttctttctttctttctttctttctttctttctttctttctttccttctcttcttacTCAGCAATAAAATCAGAAGTAATATTTAGTTTCTGATTTAAAGCATTTAAggctatttttctttgttttgtgagAGACTAGTGATGTTTTGAGTGCTGTTTTGTGTGTCTTTAACTCATTTcggacttttggcaaccctaaggtgacggTATTCCAGGGTATCCATTTCaggatttatccagaggaggctTGTAaaagactaagagagtgtgacttgcctaaggtcctccagtaggtttccacagATGaataaggattcaaaccctggtttcccagagttctagtccaatactcaaactactaccatgctggctcttaatggATCCATTAGGAATTGTTTTTGACCAAGTTGTATGTTTTCATCCCCAGTATTTTGGGGAGCTGGAAGGAGTCTATCAGAGGCCTGGAGGTGCAAAAAGTTCCCTGGGGGCCTGTAGTTTCCTGCTTTGTTCTAGTATAACCTTCCTGAACCCAATGCATTACAAATTGTTAAATAACAACTGTCATCCTGGTCCATGCTGGTTGAGGCTAGTGGTAGTATTATATAGTCAAGAGCATCCGTTCCAGTATGCCTTGATCTCATGAATCATTGCCCAGCAATGCCTGGAGCAACTGTTCCCACTAACTAAGCAAGGTTGTCCATTAAACCAAGCAAAGCCTGACCTGTGAAGAAGATGTATGTTTTCCCCAGCTTGTCTTCTCCATTGTGACACTCACTGTCATAGCACTGGAAAGACCAACAGCTATACTCGCCAGTATCTGCAGCAGTGGAGTTGACAACAATCAGCTGACTGTGCCTCTCAAAGTGTTTGAttctgaaagagaaagaggaagaacaaggccATGcaaattttatgtatgtatgtgtgtgtgtattctggtTTTGTCAAAGAAATATTTTCTACTGTTATCTCCTGCCAGAAACAACATGTTTCCTcaaaagacacatgcatcatcCTGTACAACACCAAATAATGATTTGCATGCATTTGATACAAATGACTGATGTTCTGGACTTATGCAGAACTATATTGTCTGGTCCAGAATTCTGTTCCTGACAGTGGGACATGAGTGCCATAGCACCCTGTAACTTGTGCTATTCAGAGGCATTCTGGTCTTCAGCAACTGATATAAAGAAGCATCCTGTCTCTGATACTTGAAATGATATACTGTATAACCATTTAGACTAGTTTCCCTATCTGCCATGAATTTATTCAGTCACTTTTTAAAGCCTTCCAAGTTGGCAGTCCTAAccacatcttgtggcagtgaattcttCTGTTTAGCTATGGATGAAGAAGTGGTGAATGTAATTCAAAGCAGATCAAAGGCTTCATTGGATGATCCCAATACCTAGTATTCTAAGAGGCTGCTTTTAATTCTTTTGTTGTTCAATGGGTACTGATCCATTTGTAGGCACAATTCACAGTGCTGCTTACAAAGTCCTAAACAGATTGCATCCAGAccatctgaaagaccatatctcccgaTATTACCATATTCGAGTCTTCAAATCTTTGGGAGGAGCACTGACTTAATCCCACCACCTCACAGGTTTGTATGGTGTAGACATAGAAAAAGGATTTATCAGAAGATGCTCCTAGATTATTGATTATTGAagagtgtttcttttcttttcttttctttctttctttttttttttttttgactagCAGGCaacaatctttttatttaaacagaccttcagcttttaactggggggaaagcaggggggaaagagaaggataTTTAATGGGTGTGCTATATCATTTATTATGGCCTTTTAACTGTTCAGTTGGGTTGGTTAATGATGATTTTAGTGTTACATAttcttttaactattttgttttatttgtttattttcatttagcaatattgtttttgctatttgctaTAAGCTGTgttgggtcccatattggaaggaaggcaggatataaattaaataggttgaattaaaataataataaaaagtatttcTGTCCCTACTTCTGCAATTACATGCATTAAAATTGGATCTCCTACCATCAACACTCACCTGAGACGCCTGTCAGTGTCATCATCGTCCAGGTAAGGAGGATATCTCCATTTGACCATTTTTCCTTTGCAGCGCAAGTCCAGCATTTCTCTTGCCCTTAGCACCAATGTGTCAGGGACCTTCTGGAATTGCCCCTTGGCTACTGCACGGGTCAGAATAGACAGGGGTGAAGGCTGCCTTTGACTGGGAGTGACATTCATGGGCTTGGCTTGGCCTTTCTTTAGAAATTTTGATGATCCCTGTGGTACCTTTTTACCAGCTGCTCTTGAAAACTTGTTCTCTTTGGCTTTCAGCTCCTTTGTGGCCTTCTTCTCAGTAGTTTTGGAGGGCTTTTCTTTTTGGCATTCAGCTACAAAGAGACATTTTAATACATCACAGTACAGTGACATTGACCTTTACTCAAAACCCAGGAAAAGTGACTTTTGGGTGCTTCCTGGGtgattctgggaatcatagtacaaaaatgtcacttttccaagctttgtcttTACTACATTTCTaaatggactttttcacacagtgacctatgtgcttccatcccgaaaATGGATAAAGtattggcatcccagaaaagcaaaccaactcgctaatgcttatcacacacagagcacaacaatgggttaaaagcacattacttattcaagaaagtgggtagaaagcAAATTTGGTTTTCAGACAGATGAGCACAAATCCCGttgatagcttggaaataacttttttgcgcatgctccaaactgtcatttccacaagtgcatacacacatatgctccagagaagaaagggaaaccagggaggaaaatcctctttgtcgcagaagctgtttcagagggaAGTAGGCTG from Sceloporus undulatus isolate JIND9_A2432 ecotype Alabama chromosome 2, SceUnd_v1.1, whole genome shotgun sequence includes the following:
- the LOC121922195 gene encoding platelet-derived growth factor receptor-like protein isoform X2, with translation MNSKGLAVLSCCLLLFVWAECQKEKPSKTTEKKATKELKAKENKFSRAAGKKVPQGSSKFLKKGQAKPMNVTPSQRQPSPLSILTRAVAKGQFQKVPDTLVLRAREMLDLRCKGKMVKWRYPPYLDDDDTDRRLRIKHFERHSQLIVVNSTAADTGEYSCWSFQCYDNPQELFVPTEDYYEVIQMRTNHPTLLPCQVTNPLAKVTLHREFPPENVAVDGIDISYEVKRGFTIHHPRPSHAGSLFCMADMNGVRQISTKYMLIYVNYPSSVPKPAIQASAASFHIGDNFNVTCTVFGEPEIAVDFMWEYPGQQIGRPPYVRERTDLVRQGGQVQQESESILYIDEARAVDDGLYSCTAENLQGTTTVSTQIHLLQTTLAPRKAKTG
- the LOC121922195 gene encoding platelet-derived growth factor receptor-like protein isoform X1, producing the protein MNSKGLAVLSCCLLLFVWAECQKEKPSKTTEKKATKELKAKENKFSRAAGKKVPQGSSKFLKKGQAKPMNVTPSQRQPSPLSILTRAVAKGQFQKVPDTLVLRAREMLDLRCKGKMVKWRYPPYLDDDDTDRRLRIKHFERHSQLIVVNSTAADTGEYSCWSFQCYDSECHNGEDKLGKTYIFFTDPQELFVPTEDYYEVIQMRTNHPTLLPCQVTNPLAKVTLHREFPPENVAVDGIDISYEVKRGFTIHHPRPSHAGSLFCMADMNGVRQISTKYMLIYVNYPSSVPKPAIQASAASFHIGDNFNVTCTVFGEPEIAVDFMWEYPGQQIGRPPYVRERTDLVRQGGQVQQESESILYIDEARAVDDGLYSCTAENLQGTTTVSTQIHLLQTTLAPRKAKTG